A window of the Scyliorhinus torazame isolate Kashiwa2021f chromosome 12, sScyTor2.1, whole genome shotgun sequence genome harbors these coding sequences:
- the LOC140386608 gene encoding uncharacterized protein produces MEQEALDIIGPSSRRGIENGEAGGRVPHGLSHYLGHTGQMLAEPRDLMEEAPSPALSFQYNSREISISDGRDSELEESVQGELFGNGEQEPDILKRTVQEADGYGAGSVPNFTDEDKDADFSGPAFKRRMFHEHHQLLEALDSLPRSCLTLSESMEESASILCGVVAQGISTLQCTMEQVASSVEAVARSPAQEPAAPALASLIEAQTGAIQSLACTISSGLERLGTRIDRGFGQVTDLLQAALPRLGGISAGPARGAPSSTSRDTCPSAPSPHRQAPTVLEAAAILQTEIKPPRARALRDRRL; encoded by the exons ATGGAGCAGGAAGCTCTGGACATCATCGGGCCGAGCAGCAGGAGGGGCATCGAGAACGGCGAAGCCGGAGGCCGAGTACCCCACG GTCTGTCCCATTATTTGGGCCATACCGGGCAAATGTTGGCGGAACCGCGCGACCTGATGGAAGAAGCACCCTCACCAGCTTTGTCCTTCCAGTACAACAGCCGAGAAATCAGCATCTCCGATGGCAGAGACAGTGAACTTGAAGAGTCCGTGCAGGGCGAATTGTTCGGCAATGGTGAGCAGGAGCCGGACATCCTGAAGAGGACAGTGCAGGAGGCAGATGGCTATGGGGCAGGCTCCGTCCCTAACTTCACCGATGAGGACAAAGATGCCGATTTCAGTGGCCCGGCCTTCAAGCGAAGGATGTTCCATGAGCACCACCAGCTGCTTGAGGCCTTGGACAGCCTGCCCCGGAGCTGCCTCACCTTGTCTGAGAGCATGGAGGAATCGGCTTCCATCCTGTGCGGGGTTGTGGCGCAGGGCATCAGCACCCTGCAGTGCACCATGGAGCAGGTGGCCAGCTCGGTGGAGGCTGTGGCCAGGTCCCCTGCCCAGGAGCCCGCAGCGCCGGCCCTGGCCTCGTTGATCGAGGCCCAGACGGGGGCCATCCAGAGCCTGGCCTGCACCATCTCCTCCGGCCTGGAAAGGCTGGGCACGCGCATCGACCGAGGCTTTGGCCAGGTCACTGACCTCCTGCAGGCCGCCCTTCCGAGGCTCGGTGGCATCAGTGCTGGCCCAGCGAGAGGGGCACCCTCCAGCACCTCTCGGGACACCTGCCCGTCAGCTCCCTCACCGCATCGCCAAGCGCCCACTGTCCTGGAGGCAGCAGCGATCCTGCAGACTGAAATCAAGCCCCCTCGTGCCCGAGCTCTTCGAGATCGCCGACTATGA